The window TATTCGCGCGCTGTTGAATCAAATCGAAAACGGGCGGCATCGACCAACTTCCGCGCCGGATTTGCGCTTTGCTGTTTTGCGGCAATGCGCGCGGAATGTTTTCGTAAAAGCCGCCGCCCGTGATGTGGACAAGCGACTTCACTTCGACCGTTTGGGCCAATTCCAAAACCGGCTTGACGTAAATAACTGTGGGGCGCAACATCGCTTCACCCACCGTTGCGCCCAGCTCTTCAACGTGCGTATCGTAGCCCATCGGTTCGAGCACGCGGCGCGCCAGCGAATAGCCATTGGAGTGCAATCCCGAAGACGGCAAGCCCAGAATCACATCGCCGTTTTGCACTTTTGAGCCATCAATAACTTTCGGCTTATCGACGACGCCAACACAAAAGCCAGCGAGGTCGTATTCGCCTTCGGAATACAGGCCGGGCATTTCGGCAGTTTCGCCACCAATCAGCGCACAACCCGCTTGCACACAACCATCAGCGATGCCTTTTACGACGTTCTCGGCACTCGCGGGCGAAAGCTTGCCGGTTGCGAAATAGTCGAGAAAAAAGAGTGGCTGGGCGCCTAGGCAAAGGACATCGTTGGCGCACATGGCAACGAGGTCAATGCCAACGGTGTCATGCCGGTCGAGCGAAAACGCGAGCTTCAACTTGGTGCCGACGCCATCCGTCGAAGACACCAGAAGCGGCTCGGCGTACGAGGTGAAATCGTGCTTAAAAAGCGCGCCGAAGCCGCCAATCGCGCCCACCGCGCCAGGCGTGAGAGTGCGCGCGGCGTGCGGCTTGATGCGGCGCACCAGTTCGTTACCGGCTTCGATATCGACGCCTGCTGCGGCGTATGTTGAGGGCAAAGAAGATTCGTTCATAAAATTACCGAAAAGCGGCGCGAAGTATAGCGCGGTTAAGAGTTTCTTAATGCCCCATGCCGCGCCGCACGCTAACCTTTGCTCGATGAAAGCACGCACCGAACAAGCTGTTCACACGCGCGAAGTCGCCGCACTTTTTCTGCGTCTGGGCTGTACGGCGTTCGGTGGCCCTGCAGCTCATATCGCCATGATGCGCCGCGAAGTCGTGGAAAAGCGCGGCTGGCTTGAAGCACAGGAATTTCTCGATTTGGTCGGCGCGGTGAATCTTGTTCCCGGCCCGAACTCGACCGAACTTGCCCTTCATATCGGCCAGCGCCGCGCGGGTTGGCCGGGTTATTTCGCGGCTGGCTTTGGCTTCATCATGCCCGCCGTTTTGCTTGTATTGCTGCTCGCGATGCTCTACGAACGCTTTGGCGCGTTGCCGCTATCGCAGGGCATTTTGCGCGGCGTCGCTCCGGTTGTCGTCGCAATTATTTTGCACGCGCTCATCAGATTCTTTCCGACAGCCGTTAAAAACCGCGTCACTGCGGTTATTGCAGTTTTAGCTTTTGCCGCCGCCCTCTGGCTGCGCGTTGAACTGCCAATTCTCTGTGTCGCGGCTGTTATCGGCTTGCTATTGCCGCGCGCGAGTACAGTCGAATTTGACCGTACTTCGTCGAGGCCACAAGAAGCGAAAGAAATGCAGAACCCGCATGCAGCGATTCTTTTCGCGTTGCCTGCGGTTGTGTGGCCGCCACTCGTTGTGCCCGTTTTTTGGACGTTCTTAAAAATCGGCTCCGTTCTTTACGGCAGCGGTTATGTGCTAATTGCGTTTTTACAGGCCGAAGTTGTCGATAAATTGAAGTGGGTTTCTTCGCAGCAACTGCTGGATGGAATTGCAGTCGGACAATTTACGCCCGGCCCGCTTTTCACAACCGCCACGTTTATCGGTTATCAAATCGGTGGCGTTCCCACAGCGATTGCAGCTACCGTGGGCATTTTCCTACCAGCCTTTGTCTTTGTGGCATTACTGGCGGGCTTTTGGAAGAAGCTGCGTGCGGCAAGCTGGGCGCGTGGTTTTCTCGATAGCATTAATGCCGCGAGCTTTGCGCTCATGGCAGTTGCAACGCTCGATCTGGCGCGTGGCGCTCTGTGGAACAGCGATGGGAATACGCTTCGTGTCGTGCCGCTGGTATTGTTCTTTCTTTCGCTCGCGCTTTTGCTCCGCACCAAAATCAATTCAACGTGGCTCATTGCGGCGGGCGCGGTGTGCGGCGCAGTGCTGACGTTATAGCACGCAACTTTCAGCTGCTCTGATGTTCCAAACATTCCGTTAGACAAAACCCAGTCCCACGGCTTCCAAAAGAAACACAATTCTATGAATGAAGGAAATATCAATGAATAAATTAAGTTTGTTCGGTTTGGCGTTTGCGATGAGCGCGCCTTTTGCAGCGTCGATTGAGGCTGCACCCGCAACTGCTGGCAAGCACCATGGCGGCAAGGTCGATGGCAAGCACATGGGACGGGGCAAGCATGGTGGCGGGATGCGGATGGCGGGCGAACTTGGTCTCACCGAAGCGCAACGCACCAAGATGAAAGCGATTATGATGGCTTCGCGCGACAAGCGGAAAGCGTTGCGCAATAAGAAACTCACCGAAGCCGAACGCCGCACGCAGATGCGCGCGATTGGCGAACAAACGCGTGCGCAAATCGTGGCGATGCTTACGCCCGCTCAGAAGAAAAAGATGGCCGAAATGCGCAATCAGCGCCACGAGAAAATGAAAGCACGCGGTGAGAAGCCAACCCGTATGTAAGTAAGACGAATGCTAAAAAAGCCGCTCTTCGGAGCGGCTTTTTTGTGTCTGGGAGTACGGTCGAAATCGACCGTACT is drawn from Abditibacteriaceae bacterium and contains these coding sequences:
- the purM gene encoding phosphoribosylformylglycinamidine cyclo-ligase, translated to MNESSLPSTYAAAGVDIEAGNELVRRIKPHAARTLTPGAVGAIGGFGALFKHDFTSYAEPLLVSSTDGVGTKLKLAFSLDRHDTVGIDLVAMCANDVLCLGAQPLFFLDYFATGKLSPASAENVVKGIADGCVQAGCALIGGETAEMPGLYSEGEYDLAGFCVGVVDKPKVIDGSKVQNGDVILGLPSSGLHSNGYSLARRVLEPMGYDTHVEELGATVGEAMLRPTVIYVKPVLELAQTVEVKSLVHITGGGFYENIPRALPQNSKAQIRRGSWSMPPVFDLIQQRANIAEREMFTTFNMGIGLIAVVARENVEAAQAALKANGQESFVIGEIAPHDGEPEVELV
- the chrA gene encoding chromate efflux transporter, with the translated sequence MPHAAPHANLCSMKARTEQAVHTREVAALFLRLGCTAFGGPAAHIAMMRREVVEKRGWLEAQEFLDLVGAVNLVPGPNSTELALHIGQRRAGWPGYFAAGFGFIMPAVLLVLLLAMLYERFGALPLSQGILRGVAPVVVAIILHALIRFFPTAVKNRVTAVIAVLAFAAALWLRVELPILCVAAVIGLLLPRASTVEFDRTSSRPQEAKEMQNPHAAILFALPAVVWPPLVVPVFWTFLKIGSVLYGSGYVLIAFLQAEVVDKLKWVSSQQLLDGIAVGQFTPGPLFTTATFIGYQIGGVPTAIAATVGIFLPAFVFVALLAGFWKKLRAASWARGFLDSINAASFALMAVATLDLARGALWNSDGNTLRVVPLVLFFLSLALLLRTKINSTWLIAAGAVCGAVLTL
- a CDS encoding Spy/CpxP family protein refolding chaperone, whose amino-acid sequence is MNKLSLFGLAFAMSAPFAASIEAAPATAGKHHGGKVDGKHMGRGKHGGGMRMAGELGLTEAQRTKMKAIMMASRDKRKALRNKKLTEAERRTQMRAIGEQTRAQIVAMLTPAQKKKMAEMRNQRHEKMKARGEKPTRM